DNA from Halorarum salinum:
CGCGAGTCGCGATCTCTGCTGCCGTCTCAGCAGAGTTCCCGCCGGAGACAGTCACCGTGGAGACGTTTGCGTCATCCGTTCCGTTACCGCCGTTTGGAGCACTGGCGTTCCCGAACAGGAGTATCGCATCTTCACTCGCCCGCAAGCGGGATGCTGCAACTGCTGCCTGCCAATCGTTCTCCGGAACGCGAACGACCGTCGAGTACTCCAACCCGGACCCGGCCGGCCGAGCTGCCTGGGCTGTAAGTTCACTCTGGCGCTGTGGGTTATCGACGGGGAATCGGCTGACGTCTTTCGTCTGCATCGTCGAGTACGACGCGTCAGGGGTCTGTCCGTAGTCGAACAGCGTCAACCCGACCACGTAGAGGGGTTGCGTTGCGACAAGAATCGCCACGACGGCGGCGACACCGATTGCTATCGTTTTCCAGAGGTCCATCTCAGTGTTCGTCGTTTTCGTCTAGAGGTGACGGGGGTCGGAAGCGTCGTGTCCACTCTACGAAGCGGACAGGCTCGGCCGAAGGAGGGTTTATCATGGCTCAATCCCCCCCATAAACCTCGATCGAAGCGATTACGCCGACATCATGTCCCGACAGCTCTCCGCGCACTCGCGGAGGACCTCGGCACACACCTGGCAGTGCTCGGCGTCGTGGCGCTCGCACTCCTCGGCGCACTCCTCGCAGGCGCCGGCGCAGACCTCGGCAAGCTGGGCGCTGTAGTTCGAATCGCGCGCCATGAAGCGTGCGTGGAGCGTCGTGAGGTCGGCGACGTCCCGACAGAGCCTGAGACACTCCGCCATCTCCTCGCCCTCGCCGGCGCACTCGTCGGCGCACCACTCGCACGCCTGCGCGGCCTCGAAGCAGTTGTCGATGCACTGTGCCATCCGTTCGTTCTCGCCCACGTGGTCGATCTCTGTCAGTGCCATTCCGGTTCGTCCGTTCGCCGCGGAGCCGTTTTGTTATCATCCTCCCAAGGACGGTCGAGTAACTAGTGAGGTGCCGGGTCCGGGCGGTAACTCGGCCGTTCTCCGCGGCCGGTCGGGACGGACTCCCGGGTCTGCCGTCCCGTCGCCGCCGGCCGCGCTCACGGTAGAGCGCCGTCGGGCGCCGTCGAACGAACCCGGCGTCCTGCCTCCGCGTGCTCGTACGGTCTCCCTGTTCGGCGGTAGGTCACCCCCTACCCGGTCGGCCCCTGTACGGTCCCGCCCGCAACGGCCGGCCAGTACATTAACGCTCGCACGTCACGTACGCTAGCCCGTGACTGACACGCTCCTCCACGCGCTCAGCGTTCCGTTCGCGCTCGTCGCCGGAACCGGTGCGGGAGTCCTCGCCGTGCTCTCGTGGCGCCTGCTGCGGGGATCGCCGCTGGGGACGGTGATGGGCGTGGCGTCCGCGGCGATGGCGGTGATCACCGCCCACCACGCCGTCCTGCTCGTGATGGGGCCGGACACGCTCGTCACTGAGTTGTTCGGGAGCGGAACGTACACAGCCGTCGCCGTCCTCGTGGCCGTGGCGATCAGGGGGCACCGACGACGGGAGCGGGCCGACGCCGCGACCGATCCGCCATGACGGCGCTTTCCCCGTTTCACGCGTACGACCTCCTCGTGAGCCTCGTGGTCGGGATCGAACTCCTCTACTTCCTCCGCCTGGCGTCGCCCGCCGTGGAGCACCGACGGCGCCTGCTCGCGACCGTCGTAGGACTGGTCGCCTTCGTCGTCGGCGGACCGGTCGCGGAGACGGTCCTGCCGGACGCGGTCCACTGGGTCCACGGCGGGGCCGCGCTCCTCGTCGTCCTCGGCCTGTACAGCCCGGTCCGCGACGACCTTCGGGCGGTCGAGCGGGCGGGGAGACCGTCGAACGCGCCGGATCGAATCCGTGACGCCGCCGACTGGACGACGCCGCTGGACGGCGAGATACTCGCGCTGTTCGACTCCTCGGAGCTCATCCTCACCCCGGCGATCGTCGCGGTGAACATCGGCTACAGCCGGGAGGAGGTC
Protein-coding regions in this window:
- a CDS encoding four-helix bundle copper-binding protein, encoding MALTEIDHVGENERMAQCIDNCFEAAQACEWCADECAGEGEEMAECLRLCRDVADLTTLHARFMARDSNYSAQLAEVCAGACEECAEECERHDAEHCQVCAEVLRECAESCRDMMSA
- a CDS encoding winged-helix domain-containing protein gives rise to the protein MTALSPFHAYDLLVSLVVGIELLYFLRLASPAVEHRRRLLATVVGLVAFVVGGPVAETVLPDAVHWVHGGAALLVVLGLYSPVRDDLRAVERAGRPSNAPDRIRDAADWTTPLDGEILALFDSSELILTPAIVAVNIGYSREEVNRRLRTLESHGLLERVERGKYRLTDRGERCLRGDREATQSTGPAGGN